A genomic window from Pelagicoccus albus includes:
- the pabB gene encoding aminodeoxychorismate synthase component I, whose translation MKQRRLEIDFRPLGAAYSASGQPGFSFLYSGLCSYGLGRYSILAVNPSREVKVCAGDESAFSILQKHLPAASNEKKGSLPFYGGAIGYFSYDAGRGLEKGKLRQLSDTDLVGRFNLYEGGIVFDHEERCTWLVTEKEEFGAELEALADLVSNAESPKGESFVLQEPLRSNFSRDEYQAAVEKIRSLIRSGEVYQVNLSQRFEAKCSGDGFELFSRLAQLSPAPYSAYLDFGDEQIVSSSPERFLLIDNGFATTRPIKGTRPTGSTREEENENARDLECSEKDRSELLMIVDLERNDLGKVSRPGSVRVSDLFRLERYATVIHQTADVSGQLDEGVEPLDCIKAMFPGGSITGAPKLRSMQVIDELERGERGIYTGSIGYLDLSGRADFNIAIRTLRIANGKVSFQVGGGVVWDSDPLSEYEETLLKARAMVSALGGELYE comes from the coding sequence ATGAAGCAACGCAGACTAGAAATCGACTTTCGCCCTTTAGGGGCCGCCTATTCGGCTTCGGGGCAACCGGGCTTTTCCTTTCTGTACAGTGGTTTATGCTCTTATGGTTTAGGTCGGTACTCGATTCTGGCCGTAAACCCGAGCCGAGAAGTCAAGGTTTGTGCAGGGGATGAGAGTGCTTTCTCGATTCTGCAGAAGCATCTGCCTGCAGCTTCGAATGAAAAAAAAGGAAGTCTTCCTTTTTATGGCGGTGCCATTGGTTACTTTTCTTATGATGCGGGGAGGGGCCTAGAGAAAGGGAAGCTTCGCCAACTTAGCGACACTGATCTGGTTGGGAGGTTTAACCTCTACGAGGGAGGGATTGTCTTTGACCACGAAGAGAGGTGCACATGGCTAGTGACAGAAAAAGAGGAATTCGGAGCTGAACTGGAAGCGCTTGCAGACTTGGTTTCGAATGCGGAGAGTCCGAAGGGTGAGAGCTTTGTTTTGCAAGAGCCTCTGCGAAGTAATTTTTCGCGAGATGAGTATCAGGCGGCAGTCGAAAAAATACGTTCGCTTATCCGATCAGGTGAGGTTTACCAGGTGAACTTGTCCCAACGCTTCGAAGCAAAATGCTCGGGAGATGGCTTTGAGTTGTTTAGTCGTTTGGCTCAATTGAGTCCCGCTCCTTATTCTGCGTATTTGGATTTTGGGGATGAACAAATAGTTTCTTCTTCGCCGGAGAGGTTTCTGTTGATTGATAATGGTTTCGCAACGACGCGACCTATCAAAGGGACTCGACCGACTGGTAGCACTCGAGAGGAGGAGAATGAAAATGCCCGAGATCTTGAATGTTCAGAAAAAGATCGTTCGGAGCTTTTGATGATTGTGGATTTAGAGCGAAACGACTTGGGAAAGGTAAGTCGTCCCGGCAGTGTACGGGTGAGTGACCTGTTTCGCCTGGAGCGTTATGCGACCGTTATTCATCAGACAGCGGATGTGTCTGGGCAGCTAGATGAAGGTGTTGAGCCACTAGATTGCATCAAGGCTATGTTTCCGGGAGGATCTATAACGGGAGCTCCCAAGCTTCGGTCAATGCAGGTTATCGATGAGCTAGAAAGGGGAGAGCGAGGAATCTACACTGGCTCTATAGGCTATCTGGATTTGTCGGGCAGGGCGGATTTTAACATCGCCATCAGAACCCTGAGAATTGCGAATGGTAAGGTGAGTTTTCAGGTTGGCGGAGGCGTTGTCTGGGATAGCGATCCGTTAAGTGAATACGAGGAAACGCTTTTGAAAGCGAGAGCTATGGTATCTGCTTTAGGAGGAGAATTGTATGAGTAG
- a CDS encoding anthranilate synthase component II: protein MILLIDNYDSFTYNLSQYLRELGEKVTVVRNDEIDSAGVAGMNPRLIVISPGPGGPGDAGNCKHLLDTFHAEIPFLGICLGMQTIAEFFGARIIIAKEPVHGKVRRINHNSNSVFSGLPNPLQVTRYHSLVVERESLPECLEISAESEEGEIMGIRHSLYPISGVQFHPEAYLTEGGHALLKNALNPSR, encoded by the coding sequence ATGATTCTGCTTATCGATAATTACGATTCTTTCACCTACAACTTGTCCCAATACTTAAGGGAGCTAGGTGAGAAAGTGACGGTGGTTCGGAATGACGAAATCGACTCTGCCGGTGTTGCTGGGATGAATCCCCGCTTGATTGTTATATCGCCAGGCCCCGGGGGTCCTGGTGATGCAGGAAATTGTAAACATTTATTGGATACTTTTCACGCTGAGATACCATTCTTGGGTATCTGTTTAGGTATGCAAACCATCGCTGAATTTTTCGGGGCACGAATTATAATAGCAAAAGAGCCGGTTCACGGGAAAGTTCGTCGGATCAATCACAATTCCAATAGCGTTTTTTCAGGTTTGCCCAATCCTTTGCAAGTCACTCGCTATCATTCTCTCGTCGTTGAGCGTGAGAGCCTGCCAGAATGCTTAGAGATAAGCGCAGAGTCAGAGGAGGGCGAAATTATGGGGATTCGACATTCTTTGTATCCGATTTCTGGAGTTCAGTTTCATCCGGAGGCTTATTTGACTGAAGGTGGGCATGCCCTTCTGAAAAACGCTTTGAACCCAAGTCGATGA
- a CDS encoding NUDIX hydrolase — protein sequence MSSEGRGAVYDGVPSVDNSSTPADLRFRIGVLLYFRDEQGRLLLIRRERPPNEGSWCAIGGKLEMTIGESPYECAQREAQEEVGLRLNVEELRLRVILSEKDYEKTGHWLMFVFQVLTPLKELPQSIEEGEFKFFESGSLDDVNIPELDRRILSKYILTQKSGLHMLRSDGEGHPLVEESRVSV from the coding sequence TTGTCGAGCGAGGGGCGAGGGGCAGTCTATGACGGCGTGCCTTCCGTCGACAATAGCTCCACTCCTGCAGATTTGCGTTTCAGAATAGGCGTCCTGCTTTACTTTCGCGACGAGCAGGGGCGGCTGCTCCTGATTCGCCGAGAGCGCCCTCCGAATGAAGGTAGCTGGTGTGCTATAGGCGGGAAGTTGGAGATGACGATCGGAGAATCTCCATACGAATGCGCTCAGCGCGAGGCGCAAGAGGAAGTCGGTTTGAGACTAAATGTGGAGGAGTTACGTTTGAGGGTAATCTTGTCGGAAAAGGATTACGAGAAAACAGGCCATTGGCTGATGTTTGTATTTCAGGTTCTGACTCCACTAAAGGAACTGCCCCAGAGTATTGAAGAAGGGGAATTCAAATTTTTTGAGTCCGGAAGCTTGGATGATGTTAATATCCCAGAGTTGGATCGAAGGATTCTGTCGAAGTATATTCTAACTCAGAAATCTGGACTTCATATGCTTCGTTCCGATGGCGAGGGGCACCCCTTGGTTGAAGAAAGTCGAGTCTCTGTTTGA
- a CDS encoding Gfo/Idh/MocA family protein has protein sequence MSKPARIGVIGCGNISPQYFKGAKLYPQIRMEACSDLSADVAKSRAEEFDVPRVLTVDELIADPEIDIVLNLTTPQFHAAINTRILEAGKHAYCEKPFATSREEGRAVLELAKRKGLRVGCAPDTFLSSPMQTARKLVDDGVIGRVFGGTAVFACPGHERWHPNPEFYYKQGGGPVLDMAPYYFTVLANLLGPAVSVVSSGKRVFTERKIATGPNEGQRVEVETATHNNSLVEYASGACVNAMFSFDVQGAHDLPLLTLYGSEGNLSLPDPNCFDGVVRVCRPGGEWEEMSLLHNYEGARALGLAELADAIRNEREHRANGELAFHVFDTMLACEEAAASGSRVSIDSSFERLPALLGSDSKSPKF, from the coding sequence ATGTCTAAGCCAGCTCGAATCGGCGTCATTGGATGCGGAAACATCAGCCCGCAATATTTCAAAGGAGCGAAGCTCTATCCCCAAATCCGAATGGAAGCCTGTTCGGATTTGTCCGCCGATGTGGCCAAGTCGAGAGCGGAAGAGTTCGATGTGCCCCGAGTTTTGACGGTAGATGAGCTGATCGCGGATCCTGAAATCGATATCGTACTCAACCTTACGACTCCGCAATTTCATGCCGCGATAAATACCCGAATCTTGGAGGCAGGTAAGCACGCCTATTGCGAGAAGCCATTTGCCACCAGTCGCGAGGAGGGAAGGGCGGTTCTAGAGCTCGCCAAGCGCAAAGGGCTGCGGGTAGGCTGCGCTCCGGATACATTTTTGAGTTCTCCCATGCAAACGGCTCGCAAGCTGGTGGATGATGGCGTGATCGGGCGGGTTTTTGGTGGCACAGCTGTGTTTGCTTGTCCAGGCCATGAACGTTGGCATCCGAATCCAGAATTCTACTACAAGCAGGGCGGTGGGCCGGTCCTAGATATGGCTCCCTATTATTTTACCGTTCTAGCGAATCTGTTGGGACCCGCGGTTTCCGTAGTTTCATCAGGGAAACGAGTTTTCACGGAGAGAAAAATCGCCACGGGACCGAATGAAGGCCAAAGGGTTGAGGTGGAGACAGCTACCCATAATAACAGTTTGGTCGAATACGCCAGTGGTGCCTGCGTGAACGCAATGTTCAGTTTCGATGTTCAAGGAGCTCATGATTTGCCATTGCTTACCCTTTACGGGTCGGAAGGAAATTTGTCGCTTCCTGATCCGAACTGCTTTGACGGAGTGGTGCGTGTTTGTCGACCAGGTGGAGAGTGGGAGGAGATGTCTTTGCTGCATAACTACGAGGGCGCGAGAGCTCTCGGTTTGGCAGAACTTGCAGATGCCATACGGAATGAGCGGGAGCACCGTGCAAACGGAGAGTTGGCGTTCCACGTCTTTGATACAATGTTGGCTTGCGAAGAGGCTGCTGCCTCGGGGAGTCGGGTTTCAATAGACTCAAGTTTTGAAAGACTGCCTGCTCTTTTGGGCTCGGACTCAAAAAGCCCGAAATTTTAG
- a CDS encoding YggS family pyridoxal phosphate-dependent enzyme produces MLMLIRFEEFLENLKQVNEQILAACEAAGRKRDSLKLLPVTKNHPVDVARYAWEAGLRAVGENRVQEALGKMDDVDSALSWELIGPLQSNKAKRVAERFGRVQTVDRIKIANALDRYAGEAGRVLPVLLQMNAGRDPAKSGAELEEADALLEAVLNCDNLKVDGLMTIAPLSGDPKVARGTFAALRECRDRLSSRFGVELPELSMGMSGDMEEAILEGSTMVRVGTALFGQRNYG; encoded by the coding sequence ATGTTAATGCTAATACGTTTTGAGGAATTTTTGGAAAATCTGAAGCAAGTGAATGAGCAAATTTTGGCTGCTTGCGAGGCGGCTGGAAGAAAGCGGGATTCGCTTAAGTTATTGCCTGTCACAAAGAACCATCCGGTGGATGTCGCTCGCTACGCTTGGGAAGCCGGTTTGCGGGCAGTGGGAGAAAATCGTGTGCAGGAGGCTTTGGGAAAAATGGACGACGTCGATTCCGCCCTGAGTTGGGAATTAATTGGGCCGCTGCAAAGTAACAAGGCCAAGCGTGTGGCGGAGCGTTTTGGACGTGTTCAGACCGTTGATCGAATCAAGATCGCGAACGCCTTAGATCGCTATGCAGGTGAGGCAGGAAGAGTATTGCCGGTTTTGCTTCAGATGAACGCTGGTCGGGATCCCGCCAAGTCAGGTGCAGAGCTGGAGGAAGCTGACGCTCTGCTCGAGGCCGTCTTGAATTGCGATAATTTGAAGGTCGATGGACTCATGACAATAGCTCCTCTCTCTGGGGATCCGAAGGTCGCTCGTGGGACGTTTGCCGCTCTTCGGGAGTGCCGGGACCGCTTGAGCTCTCGTTTTGGAGTTGAGTTACCCGAGCTATCGATGGGGATGAGTGGGGACATGGAGGAGGCTATCTTGGAGGGCAGTACTATGGTTAGAGTAGGAACGGCCTTGTTTGGGCAGAGAAACTACGGTTGA
- a CDS encoding LysR family transcriptional regulator, protein MQIDNFKIFADLVETKSFSKAARLNGVTQSAVSQQARSMEKHFAALLIDRSQKQFQLTREGERVYQSAKEILHGYEKLLSELMEMRKVISGTIRISTIYSIGLHELPPYIKSFLTEFPNVNVRVEYRRSNLVYEDILHNSVDFGLVAFPQKNRQIEITDFRKDRLLAICHPNNPLAKETSLQLSTLADHKFISFDPDIPTRKAVDQIFKDQKIEIDPVMEFDNIETVKRAVEIDAGIAIVPKATVLQEIKQGTLAAVPVDGAGLDRPLGILHRKGRVLTPAMKKFIEILTGEDLLGD, encoded by the coding sequence ATGCAGATAGACAATTTCAAAATCTTCGCCGACTTAGTCGAAACCAAAAGCTTTTCAAAAGCAGCCCGCCTCAATGGGGTGACCCAATCGGCAGTAAGCCAGCAGGCGCGTTCCATGGAAAAGCATTTCGCCGCCTTACTTATCGATCGAAGCCAAAAACAATTCCAACTGACCAGGGAGGGCGAGCGCGTCTACCAGTCAGCTAAGGAAATTTTGCACGGTTACGAGAAGCTGCTCAGCGAGTTAATGGAAATGCGAAAGGTCATATCTGGCACGATTCGCATCTCCACTATCTACAGTATCGGCCTCCACGAGCTCCCTCCCTACATAAAGAGCTTCCTCACCGAGTTTCCAAACGTGAACGTTCGCGTCGAATACCGCAGGTCCAACCTCGTCTACGAAGATATCCTGCACAACTCGGTCGACTTCGGACTGGTCGCTTTCCCACAAAAGAACCGCCAAATCGAAATCACCGATTTCCGCAAGGATCGTCTCCTTGCGATCTGCCATCCCAATAACCCATTGGCAAAGGAAACCAGCCTCCAATTGAGCACTCTAGCTGATCATAAGTTTATCAGCTTCGATCCCGACATTCCTACTCGTAAAGCGGTCGACCAGATCTTTAAGGATCAAAAGATCGAGATCGATCCAGTCATGGAATTTGACAACATCGAGACCGTAAAGCGTGCCGTAGAAATCGATGCCGGTATCGCGATCGTCCCTAAGGCTACTGTGCTGCAAGAGATCAAGCAGGGCACCCTCGCTGCTGTACCAGTGGATGGAGCCGGACTCGATCGGCCGCTGGGCATCTTGCACAGGAAAGGCCGCGTGCTTACACCGGCCATGAAGAAATTCATAGAGATCCTAACCGGAGAAGACTTACTCGGCGACTAG